One window of Chryseobacterium indologenes genomic DNA carries:
- a CDS encoding helix-turn-helix domain-containing protein has protein sequence MITPEKEIPVHHLTSEEFQMSTLSAAGPENFHDVHRHNFFEIIWFRSVYENSRLELDFESYQLENNQICIIAPGQAFNMKLEGEEGYAMAISREIFNEACDIESVLTGGELPFFLNPENEKICSTLISLIEQEYKAASRTELLKTYLKAFCIIIGEQIHPQEPLLNDRQRIQELVGLIERHYIMHRETGFYAGQLKISTHHLNDIVRLLRGTTVKKMISQRLILEAKRELSFGALTVKEIAFKLGFNDASYFSRFFKKHTHQNPDSFKNNEKR, from the coding sequence ATGATTACACCAGAAAAAGAAATCCCGGTTCATCATCTCACTTCTGAAGAATTTCAGATGAGCACTTTGAGTGCAGCAGGCCCTGAGAATTTTCATGATGTTCACCGGCATAATTTTTTTGAAATCATCTGGTTCAGGAGCGTGTATGAAAACAGCCGTTTAGAACTGGATTTTGAAAGCTATCAGCTTGAGAATAATCAGATCTGTATCATTGCACCGGGACAGGCATTCAATATGAAGCTGGAAGGTGAAGAGGGATATGCAATGGCCATAAGCAGGGAAATTTTCAATGAGGCCTGTGATATAGAATCTGTACTTACAGGAGGTGAGCTTCCCTTTTTTTTAAATCCGGAAAATGAAAAGATCTGCAGTACCCTTATATCACTGATTGAGCAGGAATATAAAGCTGCATCAAGGACGGAACTCTTAAAGACATATCTGAAAGCATTCTGTATCATCATCGGAGAGCAAATTCATCCCCAGGAACCTTTATTGAATGACCGTCAACGCATTCAGGAACTGGTGGGGCTTATTGAGAGGCATTATATAATGCACAGAGAAACAGGTTTCTACGCTGGTCAATTAAAGATAAGTACGCACCACCTTAATGATATTGTGCGCCTTTTGAGAGGAACAACAGTCAAAAAAATGATTTCCCAGCGTCTTATCCTGGAAGCCAAAAGAGAACTTAGCTTTGGCGCTCTTACGGTGAAGGAAATTGCTTTTAAACTCGGTTTTAATGATGCTTCATATTTTTCAAGGTTTTTCAAGAAACATACTCATCAAAATCCTGACAGCTTTAAGAATAATGAAAAAAGATAA
- a CDS encoding multidrug effflux MFS transporter, with product MKKNLNIVVFILALLNTLESLSIDLYLPAFPSMAKIFNTDIGHIQISISVFFAGFAFGQLLWGPLSDKKGRKPMLYCGLLLFIIGATAIYFTSDIYVLWAMRFLQAFGGSAGIVIGRAIIIDLYDKQKSVTIFSQQSQISGIAPIVAPLLGSVFLKFWGWNSSFAFLCIMGLITVFMVYKYVPETNSRINLPDEELINEKGLKDQLKMIISNKDFINSTMVGSIAFASLIIYISNAPFLFMEIHGFSSSTFSFIFAFNSLALITAAYITPKLIKRISNSALLFTATIVLLVVCSLHILVAAENVSVALEIAMLYLSLLAIGILFPITSAHALSPFKEGRGTAAALLGFMQLMVTFLMSALLGFLEADSIIPMVVTRSAMALIAVWFGYRIFKTQKKESVNTSSNPETHPLI from the coding sequence ATGAAGAAGAATTTGAATATTGTAGTGTTTATTTTGGCACTGCTCAACACCTTGGAGTCACTAAGTATAGATCTTTATCTTCCCGCTTTCCCAAGTATGGCTAAAATTTTTAATACCGATATCGGGCATATTCAGATATCCATCTCGGTGTTCTTTGCCGGGTTTGCCTTCGGACAATTGCTATGGGGACCTTTATCCGATAAAAAAGGACGAAAACCCATGCTGTATTGTGGGCTTTTACTTTTTATTATAGGAGCAACGGCTATCTATTTTACCTCAGATATTTATGTGTTATGGGCAATGCGTTTTCTGCAGGCGTTCGGAGGAAGTGCCGGAATTGTTATCGGCAGGGCAATTATTATTGATCTTTATGATAAACAGAAATCGGTAACCATATTTTCCCAGCAGTCTCAGATCAGTGGAATTGCTCCTATTGTAGCTCCGTTACTGGGAAGTGTTTTCCTTAAATTCTGGGGCTGGAACAGCTCTTTTGCCTTTTTATGCATCATGGGACTCATCACGGTTTTCATGGTATACAAATATGTACCGGAAACCAATAGCAGAATCAATCTTCCTGACGAAGAACTGATAAATGAAAAAGGATTAAAAGATCAGCTGAAAATGATCATTTCCAACAAAGATTTTATCAACAGTACCATGGTAGGAAGTATTGCGTTTGCATCCCTTATTATTTACATTTCAAATGCACCGTTTTTATTTATGGAGATCCATGGGTTTTCGAGCAGTACATTCAGTTTTATTTTTGCTTTTAACTCATTAGCATTGATCACAGCTGCCTATATTACTCCTAAGCTGATCAAAAGAATAAGTAATTCAGCACTGTTATTTACGGCTACTATTGTATTACTGGTGGTATGTTCTCTTCATATTCTGGTTGCTGCTGAAAACGTTTCCGTAGCCCTGGAAATTGCAATGCTGTATCTGTCATTGCTGGCTATCGGTATTTTGTTCCCAATTACCTCCGCCCATGCACTTTCTCCGTTTAAAGAAGGAAGAGGTACAGCGGCAGCATTACTGGGGTTTATGCAGCTGATGGTTACATTTTTAATGTCAGCATTACTGGGATTTTTAGAAGCAGATTCTATCATTCCAATGGTGGTAACACGTTCTGCAATGGCATTGATTGCCGTTTGGTTCGGGTATCGTATTTTTAAAACTCAAAAAAAAGAAAGTGTAAATACCAGTTCTAATCCGGAAACTCATCCTCTTATTTGA
- a CDS encoding DUF6268 family outer membrane beta-barrel protein, which translates to MKRTLSTVLCCLLPLGYWVSAQSGISAELKTEYIPGSNYIRPEDSTKTNSKSDFKRIDLNLSIPLSVKKDTDGKVRSWSMLLSGSYAKMTHKNYETRLFPDEMLNAQVGIQHMRPLGKKWSMMMTASVGVYTDLEKVSFDDVLGQGGILFIRHFNPNLSLGGGPVLTTAFGVPMILPWIYFDWKTNGKIKFNINFPQGMEAGYLFSDKFALKAVVDLNGMTAERNVGGKSMLLGYQQITAGLRPELKINDKLTLRVTGGTAILRSFSENDRKISSIFKDKKIADPRFASTFYAAVSLRWNLP; encoded by the coding sequence ATGAAAAGAACCCTTTCGACGGTATTATGCTGTTTATTGCCATTAGGATATTGGGTAAGTGCACAATCCGGAATCTCTGCAGAACTGAAGACAGAATATATTCCGGGCTCCAACTACATCCGCCCTGAAGACAGTACAAAGACGAATTCCAAAAGTGATTTTAAAAGAATAGATCTTAACCTCAGTATTCCGCTATCTGTAAAAAAAGATACCGACGGAAAAGTAAGGTCGTGGTCTATGCTGTTGAGCGGATCTTATGCAAAGATGACCCATAAAAATTATGAAACCCGATTATTTCCGGATGAGATGCTGAATGCGCAGGTGGGAATACAACATATGAGACCTTTGGGAAAAAAGTGGAGTATGATGATGACGGCATCCGTGGGAGTGTATACAGACCTTGAAAAAGTCAGTTTTGATGATGTGCTGGGGCAGGGAGGAATTTTGTTTATCAGACACTTTAACCCTAATCTTTCATTGGGAGGAGGGCCGGTGCTTACCACGGCTTTTGGAGTTCCTATGATTTTACCATGGATTTATTTTGATTGGAAAACCAACGGAAAAATTAAATTCAACATCAATTTCCCGCAAGGAATGGAAGCCGGGTATCTGTTTTCAGACAAATTTGCTTTAAAAGCTGTTGTAGATCTTAACGGGATGACAGCAGAGAGAAATGTAGGCGGAAAATCTATGCTGCTAGGTTATCAGCAGATCACTGCAGGACTCAGACCTGAATTGAAAATCAATGATAAACTTACGTTACGTGTAACAGGTGGAACGGCAATACTGAGAAGTTTCAGCGAAAATGACAGGAAAATCAGCAGCATTTTCAAAGACAAAAAAATAGCAGATCCAAGATTTGCAAGTACATTCTACGCTGCAGTGTCACTGCGCTGGAATCTGCCATAA
- a CDS encoding LytR/AlgR family response regulator transcription factor, with translation MSSNIPKMKCLIIDDEPLARFHLKELAGQIDFLSVEGTCATALEADAKVKESEIDLLFLDINMPYLTGLEFLEQLENPPSCILTTAYSEYALEGFRLQVVDYLLKPIAFNRFYQAVNKAQQQFIIREKLKKNSPLDDPFLYVRQSDSFIKVSWVDILYIESMQNYTKLHFKDKSLVIHQTMKAIEESLPSDHFFRIHKSYLINITHIDMISGGRLFINKTELPISRTRKEELLNQVVYKKLISK, from the coding sequence ATGAGCTCTAATATTCCTAAAATGAAATGCCTGATTATAGATGATGAACCTCTTGCAAGATTCCATCTTAAAGAACTGGCTGGTCAAATTGATTTTTTATCGGTTGAAGGAACCTGTGCCACCGCACTGGAAGCAGATGCCAAAGTAAAGGAAAGCGAAATAGATCTTCTTTTCCTGGATATCAACATGCCTTATCTTACCGGTCTGGAATTTCTGGAACAGCTGGAAAATCCGCCTTCGTGTATTCTTACCACAGCGTATTCTGAATACGCTTTGGAGGGATTCCGTCTGCAGGTTGTTGATTATCTTTTAAAACCCATTGCTTTTAACCGTTTTTATCAGGCGGTAAACAAGGCTCAGCAACAGTTTATCATCAGAGAAAAATTAAAAAAGAATTCTCCTCTGGATGATCCATTTCTGTATGTAAGGCAGTCTGACTCCTTTATTAAGGTTTCCTGGGTAGATATTCTGTACATTGAAAGTATGCAGAATTATACCAAACTTCATTTTAAAGACAAGTCACTGGTTATTCATCAGACGATGAAAGCGATTGAAGAATCCCTTCCTTCAGATCATTTTTTCAGGATTCACAAATCTTACCTCATCAATATCACCCATATCGATATGATCTCCGGAGGACGGCTTTTCATTAATAAAACTGAGCTTCCTATTTCCCGTACCCGAAAAGAAGAATTGCTTAATCAGGTAGTGTATAAGAAACTGATCAGCAAGTAA
- a CDS encoding sensor histidine kinase, producing MTKSFVFKEYIFTFIFWLALAIVLWCNLQITTDKYLAMIQAVIIAVSSFTFTHSLTNKFLPKALREKKMKQFLIQVVIVILILGLIFAVIFTYLEVTPKNHLPLSFSDQLPILWQGFYMSLPASFLITGVACGIKFYKEHGRIERDHILLQQAHLENQLKLLQDQINPHVVFNILNHIHILMKTDTQLADFLLMKFSDILRYQLYHCNQPLVPLDKDIEYLQNLVEVEKLRWGNELDVKASWEMDNRKAFIAPLLLVPFIENAFKYVCRLPGHKGYVKISCKEKDNNLYFYVENSYSDMATHKKKEGVGGIGLQNVKKRLKLQYPDSHDLKIETDHHIFKITLLLTLSDHHEL from the coding sequence ATGACAAAATCTTTTGTTTTCAAAGAATACATATTTACTTTTATTTTCTGGCTTGCTCTTGCTATCGTATTATGGTGTAATCTCCAGATCACTACAGATAAATACCTTGCTATGATTCAAGCTGTTATAATTGCAGTTTCTTCTTTTACATTCACCCATTCTTTAACCAATAAGTTTCTTCCGAAAGCCCTGCGGGAAAAAAAGATGAAACAGTTTTTGATACAGGTAGTAATTGTTATTCTCATATTGGGCCTGATCTTCGCTGTTATTTTTACTTATCTTGAAGTCACTCCAAAAAATCATCTTCCACTGAGTTTTTCGGATCAGCTGCCTATTTTATGGCAAGGCTTCTACATGTCTTTACCAGCCTCATTTCTTATCACCGGAGTAGCGTGTGGTATAAAATTTTATAAGGAACACGGAAGGATAGAGCGTGATCACATTCTTCTCCAACAGGCGCATCTGGAAAACCAGCTTAAACTTTTACAGGATCAGATCAACCCTCATGTTGTATTCAATATTCTGAATCATATTCATATTCTGATGAAAACGGATACACAGCTTGCAGACTTTTTACTGATGAAGTTTTCGGATATTCTCCGGTATCAGCTGTATCATTGTAATCAGCCACTGGTACCTTTGGATAAAGATATTGAATACCTTCAGAATCTTGTTGAGGTAGAAAAATTGAGATGGGGAAATGAACTGGATGTAAAGGCTTCATGGGAAATGGATAACAGAAAAGCTTTTATAGCTCCTTTGCTTCTGGTTCCTTTTATTGAAAATGCCTTTAAGTATGTATGCAGGCTACCCGGCCATAAGGGATATGTGAAAATTTCCTGTAAAGAAAAAGACAACAACCTCTATTTCTATGTTGAAAATTCCTATTCAGATATGGCAACCCATAAAAAGAAAGAAGGAGTTGGCGGAATTGGCCTTCAAAATGTAAAAAAACGTTTAAAGCTGCAATATCCTGACTCTCACGATCTGAAAATTGAAACGGATCATCATATTTTTAAAATAACTTTACTACTAACGCTATCTGACCATCATGAGCTCTAA
- a CDS encoding porin family protein, translated as MKQQFFALSTLLLCIFYGIETKAQQAPAFHIGVKGGANFTKTSTESSLEGKYGLGYQAGVMTRVDLGKLYLQGEALFNKRKTLYTSQDGSSSKLSWNAIDIPVVVGYKLIKADDFNVRVFAGGVYSYAFNNKVSTSQAFQEGFKNFDKSNIGITGGVGVDYKNFTADLRYETGLSGISKDFKSKPHSFSLGIGYFLF; from the coding sequence ATGAAGCAGCAATTTTTCGCTCTAAGTACATTGTTATTATGTATTTTTTACGGTATAGAAACAAAAGCACAACAAGCTCCGGCTTTTCACATTGGGGTCAAGGGAGGGGCAAACTTTACAAAAACCTCAACGGAATCTTCTTTGGAAGGGAAATATGGACTCGGCTATCAGGCAGGAGTAATGACAAGAGTAGATCTCGGAAAGCTATATCTACAAGGAGAAGCTCTGTTCAACAAAAGAAAGACATTATACACATCCCAAGACGGAAGCTCTTCAAAACTTTCATGGAACGCTATTGATATTCCTGTGGTGGTAGGATATAAACTGATTAAAGCAGATGATTTTAATGTAAGAGTATTTGCCGGAGGTGTTTACAGCTACGCCTTTAACAATAAAGTATCTACTTCTCAGGCTTTTCAGGAGGGATTTAAAAATTTTGACAAATCCAATATTGGCATTACGGGAGGTGTTGGAGTAGATTATAAGAATTTCACGGCAGATCTTAGGTATGAAACCGGTCTTTCAGGCATCAGTAAAGACTTTAAGTCCAAACCCCACAGTTTTTCCCTCGGAATAGGTTATTTCCTGTTCTAA
- the pepT gene encoding peptidase T, translating into MSTIEFNPLWKEKLLNRFLSYVKIYSTSDAESETTPSTPRQWNIANYITEELKTIGLENVSIDEHGYIMGYVPSNLENDDRPTIGFISHYDTSPDFSGENVKPQVWENYDGNDLLLNQTTGFTLSPSRFESLKKYIGQTLITTDGNTLLGADDKAGCAEIVTAAEYLIAHPEIKHGRIAIGFTPDEEIGRGAHKFDVAKFGAEWAYTMDGGEVGELEYENFNAAGAVVKIHGLSVHPGYAYGKMINAALLAAEFAQMLPANETPSTTKGFDGFYHLMDITADISEAKLQYIIRDHDADKFEARKKFMEEKIAEFNQKHGEGTAEVEIKEQYRNMKQQFEGKMHIVDLAAKAMTEAGIEPKIKAIRGGTDGAQLSYMGLPCPNIFAGGINFHGPYEYVALESMEKATEVIINIVKA; encoded by the coding sequence ATGAGTACAATAGAATTCAACCCATTGTGGAAAGAAAAATTACTGAACCGTTTTCTTAGCTATGTAAAAATATATTCAACCAGCGATGCAGAGAGCGAAACAACACCTTCTACTCCTCGCCAGTGGAATATTGCCAATTATATTACTGAAGAGCTAAAAACCATCGGCCTGGAAAATGTTTCAATTGATGAGCATGGTTATATTATGGGATATGTTCCTTCTAACCTTGAAAATGATGACAGACCTACCATCGGATTTATTTCACACTATGACACTTCACCGGACTTCAGCGGAGAAAATGTAAAGCCTCAGGTTTGGGAAAATTATGACGGAAATGACCTTCTTCTGAACCAGACTACAGGATTCACATTATCTCCTTCAAGATTTGAAAGTTTAAAAAAATATATCGGCCAGACCTTAATTACTACTGACGGAAATACGCTTCTTGGTGCTGATGATAAAGCGGGTTGTGCAGAGATTGTAACAGCGGCGGAATATCTTATCGCTCACCCTGAGATTAAACACGGAAGAATTGCAATAGGATTTACTCCGGATGAAGAGATCGGAAGAGGAGCGCATAAATTTGATGTAGCTAAATTTGGCGCAGAATGGGCTTATACAATGGACGGTGGAGAAGTTGGAGAATTGGAGTATGAAAACTTTAATGCGGCAGGAGCTGTGGTAAAAATCCACGGATTGAGCGTTCACCCGGGTTATGCTTACGGAAAAATGATCAATGCAGCACTTTTAGCGGCTGAGTTTGCTCAAATGCTTCCGGCTAATGAAACGCCTTCAACGACAAAAGGTTTTGACGGGTTCTACCACTTAATGGATATCACGGCAGATATTTCTGAAGCTAAACTTCAATACATTATCCGTGATCATGATGCAGATAAATTTGAAGCCAGAAAGAAATTCATGGAAGAGAAGATTGCTGAATTCAATCAAAAGCACGGTGAAGGAACTGCTGAAGTGGAGATCAAAGAGCAATACAGAAATATGAAGCAGCAGTTTGAAGGTAAAATGCACATTGTAGATCTTGCCGCAAAAGCAATGACTGAAGCTGGTATTGAGCCTAAGATCAAAGCGATCAGAGGGGGAACAGATGGGGCCCAGCTTTCTTATATGGGACTTCCATGCCCGAATATTTTCGCAGGGGGAATCAACTTCCACGGACCCTACGAATATGTAGCTTTGGAAAGTATGGAAAAAGCAACTGAAGTAATTATTAATATTGTAAAAGCTTAA